In one Bufo gargarizans isolate SCDJY-AF-19 chromosome 11, ASM1485885v1, whole genome shotgun sequence genomic region, the following are encoded:
- the POLE2 gene encoding DNA polymerase epsilon subunit 2 isoform X2, with the protein MIEKSAVETAVQECSRTCDETIEHIFNIIGAFDIPRFIYNSERKKFLPIKIANYPEPNLFGSGRDKAELFRERYTILQQRTHRHELFTAPVIGANPDESRSKFQLKTVENLLGSAAKMGEVIVLGMITQLKEGKYYLEDVTGTVQLDLSKAQFHSGLYTESCFVLAEGWYEDKVFHVNAFGFPPTEPSSTTRAYYGNTNFFGGPSATSVKASVKLKQLEEENEDAMFVFLSDLWLDQVEVIEKLHVMFSGYSTAPPTCFIFCGNFSSAPYGRNQNQSLKESLKNLADVICEYPNIHKSSRFVFVPGPEDPGPGFILPRPPIAEHITADFRQRVPYSIFTTNPCRIQYCTQEIVVFREDLVNKMCRNCVRFPSSSLDIPNHFVKTILSQGHLTPLPLFVSPVYWAYDYTLRLYPLPDLVVIADKYDPFSILNTDCLTINPGSFPRSGFSFKVYYPSNKTAEDSKLQNV; encoded by the exons ATGATAGAGAAGTCGGCGGTGGAGACGGCGGTACAGGAATGCAGCCGCACGTGTGATGAAACCAT AGAGCACATCTTCAACATCATTGGAGCGTTTGACATCCCGAGATTCATCTATAACTCTGAAAGAAAGAAGTTCCTGCC AATAAAAATTGCCAATTATCCTGAACCCAATCTGTTTGGAAGTGGAAGAGACAAAGCCGAGTTATTCCGGGAGCGATACACCATACTGCAGCAG AGAACCCACAGACATGAGCTCTTCACGGCGCCTGTGATTGGAGCGAACCCCGATGAGAGCAGGAGCAAATTTCAG CTCAAAACTGTAGAAAACCTTCTGGGCAGCGCGGCAAAGATGGGAGAGGTGATTGTGCTCGGCATGATAACACAGCTGAAGGAG GGCAAATATTACTTAGAAGATGTGACTGGAACGGTTCAGCTTGACCTCAGCAAAGCA CAGTTCCATAGCGGCTTGTACACGGAGTCCTGCTTTGTTCTTGCGGAAG GCTGGTATGAAGACAAAGTATTCCATGTAAATGCCTTTGGGTTTCCTCCCACCGAACCGTCCAGCACAACAAG GGCATATTACGGTAATACCAATTTCTTTGGTGGGCCATCGGCAACCTCTGTGAAAGCCTCAGTCAAACTGAAACAACTGGAAGAAGAGAATGAGGACGCCATGTTTGTGTTCTTGTCGGATCTCTGGTTGGATCAGGTCGAAGTGATAGAGAAGCTTCATGTAATGTTTTCAG GCTACTCCACAGCTCCTCCAACCTGCTTCATCTTCTGCGGCAATTTCTCTTCGGCACCCTATGGGAGAAACCAGAATCAATCACTGAAAG AGTCTTTGAAGAACCTTGCAGATGTGATATGCGAGTACCCAAATATACACAAGAG CAGCCGCTTCGTGTTTGTGCCTGGTCCGGAGGACCCCGGCCCTGGTTTCATCCTGCCAAG ACCTCCCATCGCAGAACACATCACAGCGGACTTTCGACAACGCGTGCCTTACTCCATTTTCACTACAAACCCTTGCAG AATCCAGTACTGCACTCAGGAAATCGTGGTGTTTCGGGAGGATCTGGTGAACAAAATGTGCAGGAACTGTGTGCGCTTCCCCAGTAGCAGTTTGGATATTCCTAATCAC TTTGTGAAAACGATCCTGTCTCAGGGTCACCTGACGCCTCTGCCGCTGTTTGTCAGCCCCGTGTACTGGGCGTATGATTATACCCTGCGCTTGTATCCTCTGCCTGATTTAGTAGTCATCGCAGATAAATATGATCCTTTCTCCATCTTGAATACGGATTGCCTCACCATCAACCCT GGTTCATTTCCAAGAAGTGGATTTTCCTTTAAGGTCTATTACCCATCTAATAAAACAGCAGAAGACAG CAAACTGCAGAATGTGTGA
- the POLE2 gene encoding DNA polymerase epsilon subunit 2 isoform X1, with product MRDVITADCGIWRERFEMASDRLKSKVSSAFKMHGLLLRAEASKYLSEVLKSVNDVELEEAIDSIIDAVEKQPLSSNMIEKSAVETAVQECSRTCDETIEHIFNIIGAFDIPRFIYNSERKKFLPIKIANYPEPNLFGSGRDKAELFRERYTILQQRTHRHELFTAPVIGANPDESRSKFQLKTVENLLGSAAKMGEVIVLGMITQLKEGKYYLEDVTGTVQLDLSKAQFHSGLYTESCFVLAEGWYEDKVFHVNAFGFPPTEPSSTTRAYYGNTNFFGGPSATSVKASVKLKQLEEENEDAMFVFLSDLWLDQVEVIEKLHVMFSGYSTAPPTCFIFCGNFSSAPYGRNQNQSLKESLKNLADVICEYPNIHKSSRFVFVPGPEDPGPGFILPRPPIAEHITADFRQRVPYSIFTTNPCRIQYCTQEIVVFREDLVNKMCRNCVRFPSSSLDIPNHFVKTILSQGHLTPLPLFVSPVYWAYDYTLRLYPLPDLVVIADKYDPFSILNTDCLTINPGSFPRSGFSFKVYYPSNKTAEDSKLQNV from the exons ATGCGTGACGTCATCACAGCTGACTGTGGGATTTGGCGCGAACGTTTCGAGATGGCATCTGACAGACTGAAGAGTAAAGTCTCCTCCGCCTTCAAGatgcatggcctcctcctgcGGGC GGAGGCCAGCAAGTACCTCAGCGAAGTGCTGAAGTCTGTAAATGACGTGGAACTGGAGGAGGCCATCGACAGCATCATCGACGCGGTGGAGAAGCAGCCTT TGTCTTCTAACATGATAGAGAAGTCGGCGGTGGAGACGGCGGTACAGGAATGCAGCCGCACGTGTGATGAAACCAT AGAGCACATCTTCAACATCATTGGAGCGTTTGACATCCCGAGATTCATCTATAACTCTGAAAGAAAGAAGTTCCTGCC AATAAAAATTGCCAATTATCCTGAACCCAATCTGTTTGGAAGTGGAAGAGACAAAGCCGAGTTATTCCGGGAGCGATACACCATACTGCAGCAG AGAACCCACAGACATGAGCTCTTCACGGCGCCTGTGATTGGAGCGAACCCCGATGAGAGCAGGAGCAAATTTCAG CTCAAAACTGTAGAAAACCTTCTGGGCAGCGCGGCAAAGATGGGAGAGGTGATTGTGCTCGGCATGATAACACAGCTGAAGGAG GGCAAATATTACTTAGAAGATGTGACTGGAACGGTTCAGCTTGACCTCAGCAAAGCA CAGTTCCATAGCGGCTTGTACACGGAGTCCTGCTTTGTTCTTGCGGAAG GCTGGTATGAAGACAAAGTATTCCATGTAAATGCCTTTGGGTTTCCTCCCACCGAACCGTCCAGCACAACAAG GGCATATTACGGTAATACCAATTTCTTTGGTGGGCCATCGGCAACCTCTGTGAAAGCCTCAGTCAAACTGAAACAACTGGAAGAAGAGAATGAGGACGCCATGTTTGTGTTCTTGTCGGATCTCTGGTTGGATCAGGTCGAAGTGATAGAGAAGCTTCATGTAATGTTTTCAG GCTACTCCACAGCTCCTCCAACCTGCTTCATCTTCTGCGGCAATTTCTCTTCGGCACCCTATGGGAGAAACCAGAATCAATCACTGAAAG AGTCTTTGAAGAACCTTGCAGATGTGATATGCGAGTACCCAAATATACACAAGAG CAGCCGCTTCGTGTTTGTGCCTGGTCCGGAGGACCCCGGCCCTGGTTTCATCCTGCCAAG ACCTCCCATCGCAGAACACATCACAGCGGACTTTCGACAACGCGTGCCTTACTCCATTTTCACTACAAACCCTTGCAG AATCCAGTACTGCACTCAGGAAATCGTGGTGTTTCGGGAGGATCTGGTGAACAAAATGTGCAGGAACTGTGTGCGCTTCCCCAGTAGCAGTTTGGATATTCCTAATCAC TTTGTGAAAACGATCCTGTCTCAGGGTCACCTGACGCCTCTGCCGCTGTTTGTCAGCCCCGTGTACTGGGCGTATGATTATACCCTGCGCTTGTATCCTCTGCCTGATTTAGTAGTCATCGCAGATAAATATGATCCTTTCTCCATCTTGAATACGGATTGCCTCACCATCAACCCT GGTTCATTTCCAAGAAGTGGATTTTCCTTTAAGGTCTATTACCCATCTAATAAAACAGCAGAAGACAG CAAACTGCAGAATGTGTGA